A section of the Acidobacterium capsulatum ATCC 51196 genome encodes:
- a CDS encoding bactofilin family protein: protein MPPGDVSAVIGKSVQIKGELQGNEDLLIDGQVDGTITLHESRLTIGPNARVKANVSARDIVVMGLLQGDLHASGRIELRAGSQVVGDLRAGRLSIEENASYSGKVDLLQSGKEEARSAAAAVQSAASHAPVSPGTSPSPATKPLF, encoded by the coding sequence ATGCCCCCAGGCGACGTAAGCGCGGTGATCGGGAAATCGGTCCAGATCAAGGGAGAGTTGCAAGGTAACGAAGATTTGCTGATCGACGGGCAGGTGGATGGAACGATCACGCTGCATGAGAGCCGGCTGACGATTGGCCCTAACGCGCGGGTGAAGGCGAATGTTTCGGCGCGGGACATTGTGGTGATGGGCCTGCTGCAGGGCGATCTGCACGCCTCCGGGCGCATTGAGCTGCGTGCGGGATCACAGGTGGTGGGTGACTTGCGGGCCGGACGTCTCTCGATCGAAGAGAATGCCTCATATTCGGGCAAGGTGGATCTGCTGCAATCGGGCAAAGAGGAAGCGCGCAGCGCTGCGGCCGCAGTGCAGAGTGCTGCTTCGCATGCGCCGGTTTCGCCGGGAACCAGTCCGAGCCCAGCCACGAAGCCATTGTTTTAG
- a CDS encoding alpha-ketoacid dehydrogenase subunit alpha/beta — MAQSAVTAEVKKSRHSKTSLSREQLIEIYRLMYLSRRTDDREIMLKRQQKIFFQISGAGHEAFLVAAALAMKPGYDWFFPYYRDRALCLALGNTAEEQLLQAVGAADDPASGGRQMPSHWTSRKLNIVSPSSSTATQCLQAIGCADAGRYFARHPEAAAKHDGDYRAYKDVQFHGDEVVYVSIGEGSTSQGEFWEALSVASNLKLPVVFAVEDNGYAISVPVEVNTPGGNISKVVTGFPNFHFAEVDGTDPITSYDAFREAVAYCRAGKGPALVHGHVIRPYSHSLSDDDKLYRPESERHADTQRDPLTKFQLYLVREGILDESGINKIERQVDEEVRQAAERAVRAPLPASDKASILRHQYSEDYDPTRPELQTEPKSEPDAQERTMADLINSCLRDEMRRDPRIVLFGEDVADCSREEYLEKGEVKGKGGVFKLTAGLQAEFGSDRVFNSPLAEASIIGRTVGMGVRGLKPVPEIQFFDYIWPAMHQLRNELSAMRWRSNGTFSNPAVIRVAIGGYLTGGSLYHSQCGESIFTHTPGMRVVFPSNALDANGLLRTALRCDDPVMFLEHKRLYREAYGRAPYPGPDYMIPFGKAKTVREGSDLTIVTYGATVPRALQAAMRAQRELEVETEVLDLRTLSPYDWEAIATSVRKTSRVIVLHEDTLSWGFGAEIAARIADELFDDLDAPVRRVAAMDTFVAYQPVLEDVILPQPEHIFRAIESITNY; from the coding sequence ATGGCCCAGTCCGCGGTCACCGCCGAAGTTAAGAAGTCCAGGCACAGCAAAACCTCGCTGTCGCGCGAGCAACTCATCGAGATTTACCGCCTCATGTACCTCTCGCGCCGCACCGACGACCGCGAAATCATGCTCAAGCGCCAGCAGAAGATCTTCTTCCAGATCTCCGGTGCCGGCCATGAGGCGTTCCTCGTCGCCGCCGCCCTCGCCATGAAGCCCGGCTACGACTGGTTCTTCCCCTACTACCGCGACCGCGCTCTCTGCCTCGCTCTCGGCAACACCGCCGAGGAGCAGTTGCTGCAGGCCGTCGGCGCGGCTGACGACCCCGCCAGCGGCGGCCGTCAGATGCCCTCGCACTGGACCAGCCGCAAGCTCAACATCGTCTCGCCCAGCTCTTCCACCGCCACGCAGTGCCTGCAGGCCATCGGCTGCGCCGATGCCGGCCGCTACTTCGCGCGCCACCCCGAGGCCGCCGCCAAGCATGACGGCGACTACCGTGCCTATAAAGATGTTCAGTTCCACGGCGACGAGGTCGTCTATGTCTCCATTGGCGAGGGTTCCACCAGCCAGGGCGAGTTCTGGGAGGCCCTCAGCGTCGCCTCCAATCTGAAGCTGCCCGTCGTCTTCGCCGTCGAAGACAACGGCTACGCCATCTCCGTTCCCGTTGAGGTCAATACTCCCGGCGGCAATATCTCGAAGGTCGTCACCGGCTTCCCCAACTTTCACTTTGCTGAAGTTGACGGAACCGACCCCATCACCTCCTACGATGCGTTCCGCGAGGCCGTCGCCTATTGCCGCGCCGGCAAAGGACCCGCGCTCGTGCATGGCCACGTCATTCGTCCCTATTCGCATTCGCTCTCTGACGACGACAAACTCTACCGCCCTGAGAGCGAGCGCCACGCTGACACGCAGCGCGACCCGCTTACCAAATTCCAGCTATATCTCGTGCGCGAAGGCATCCTCGACGAGTCCGGCATCAACAAAATCGAGCGCCAGGTCGATGAAGAAGTCCGCCAGGCCGCCGAGCGCGCCGTACGCGCCCCCCTGCCCGCCAGCGACAAAGCCAGCATCCTGCGCCACCAATATTCAGAGGACTACGACCCCACCCGCCCCGAGCTTCAGACCGAGCCAAAGTCAGAGCCAGACGCGCAGGAGCGCACCATGGCCGACCTCATCAACTCCTGCCTGCGCGATGAAATGCGCCGCGATCCGCGCATCGTTCTCTTCGGCGAAGACGTAGCCGACTGCTCCCGCGAGGAGTACCTCGAAAAAGGTGAGGTCAAGGGCAAGGGCGGCGTCTTCAAGCTCACCGCCGGTCTGCAGGCCGAGTTCGGCAGCGACCGCGTCTTCAACTCCCCGCTCGCTGAGGCCTCCATCATCGGCCGCACCGTGGGCATGGGCGTGCGCGGCCTCAAGCCCGTCCCTGAGATTCAGTTCTTCGACTACATCTGGCCCGCCATGCACCAGCTCCGCAATGAGCTCAGCGCCATGCGCTGGCGCTCCAACGGAACTTTCTCCAATCCTGCGGTGATCCGTGTCGCTATCGGCGGCTATCTCACCGGCGGCAGCCTCTATCACTCGCAGTGTGGCGAGAGCATCTTCACCCACACGCCCGGCATGCGCGTCGTCTTCCCCTCCAACGCGCTCGATGCCAACGGTCTGCTCCGCACCGCGCTCCGTTGCGACGACCCGGTCATGTTCCTCGAGCACAAGCGCCTCTATCGCGAGGCCTACGGCCGTGCCCCCTATCCGGGCCCGGATTACATGATCCCCTTCGGCAAGGCAAAAACCGTGCGCGAGGGCAGCGACCTCACCATCGTGACCTATGGCGCAACCGTTCCCCGCGCCCTGCAGGCCGCCATGCGGGCCCAGCGCGAGCTCGAAGTCGAGACAGAAGTCCTCGACCTACGCACCCTCAGCCCCTACGACTGGGAGGCCATCGCCACCTCCGTGCGCAAAACCAGCCGCGTCATCGTCCTGCATGAGGACACGCTGAGCTGGGGCTTCGGAGCCGAAATCGCCGCCCGCATCGCCGACGAGCTCTTCGACGACCTCGACGCGCCCGTCCGCCGCGTCGCCGCCATGGACACCTTCGTCGCCTACCAGCCCGTGCTCGAAGACGTCATCCTCCCGCAGCCGGAGCATATCTTCCGCGCCATCGAGAGCATCACCAACTACTAA
- a CDS encoding sodium-translocating pyrophosphatase has translation MPVSAHDSNYLWISLIVGVFGLLAALLFARGVLSSDNGTAEMQKISNAIRQGAEAYMKRQYSTIGWIAIALAVVLFVGYSISPFTRPYAWKVVVSFLIGAVCSALSGLTGMAVSIRSNIRTAAAARSSLGRALQIALRGGAVTGLVVVALSLLGLGILFVAFGGLHDPRQAPYQLVGFGFGASLVALFAQLGGGIYTKAADVGADLVGKVEAGIPEDDPRNPAVIADLVGDNVGDCAGRGADIFESTAAESVGAMILGAALFPVFGVRGIIFPLVAQAINVVASAVGIALVRSGEHEEPMHALNRGYYVTSVLALAGFAAAVYFMLGARWWLLGCGICGIVSAFLFVRITEYYTETRFHPVKSIALASETGPATNIISGLAVAMETPALPVLVIGAALLLSYYFGVLGLEDVTTVTVYAKGIYGTAIATMGMLSSSAYILAMDTFGPITDNAGGIIEMSNQPLETREKTDKLDAAGNTTKALTKGYAVGSAALAAFLLFSAYLQSVHDIVGQRLSMVGQMLPANWSFSTVNLASVPVFVGAMIGAMLVFLFSSMAIKAVGRAAQTVIEDVRKQFRENPGIMEGTSEPDYGRCVHIVTGAALKQMVLPGALVVLTPTLVGIIFRYFSSSFSLDKLADMPMMNGKPVNLSGAEAVAGLLMVGTIAGILMALVMNNGGGAWDNAKKLIETGAHGGKRSEAHKAAVVGDTVGDPFKDTAGPSLHVLIKLLATVTLVLAPLFL, from the coding sequence ATGCCCGTGAGTGCGCATGACAGCAATTATTTGTGGATTTCATTGATCGTTGGCGTTTTTGGATTATTGGCCGCGCTGCTTTTTGCGCGCGGCGTGCTCAGCAGTGACAACGGAACGGCCGAGATGCAGAAGATTTCCAATGCGATCCGGCAAGGCGCGGAAGCGTACATGAAGCGGCAGTACAGCACGATTGGCTGGATTGCGATTGCGCTGGCAGTGGTGCTGTTTGTGGGCTATTCCATTTCGCCGTTTACGCGGCCCTATGCGTGGAAGGTGGTGGTGAGCTTTCTGATTGGCGCGGTCTGCTCGGCGTTGTCGGGGCTGACGGGCATGGCGGTGTCGATCCGTTCGAATATTCGAACGGCGGCGGCGGCGCGCAGCAGCCTGGGACGGGCGCTGCAGATTGCGCTGCGCGGCGGCGCGGTGACGGGCCTGGTGGTGGTGGCGCTTTCGCTGCTGGGGCTGGGGATTCTGTTTGTGGCGTTTGGCGGGCTGCATGATCCGCGGCAGGCTCCGTATCAATTAGTAGGCTTTGGCTTCGGCGCTTCGCTGGTAGCGCTGTTTGCGCAGCTTGGCGGGGGCATTTACACCAAGGCGGCCGACGTGGGCGCGGACCTGGTGGGTAAGGTAGAGGCGGGGATTCCGGAAGACGACCCACGTAATCCGGCGGTGATTGCCGACCTGGTGGGCGACAACGTGGGCGACTGCGCTGGCCGTGGTGCGGACATTTTTGAGTCCACGGCGGCGGAGAGCGTGGGCGCGATGATTCTGGGCGCGGCGCTGTTTCCGGTGTTCGGTGTGCGGGGAATCATCTTTCCTCTGGTGGCGCAGGCCATCAATGTGGTGGCGAGCGCGGTGGGCATTGCGCTGGTGCGCAGCGGCGAGCATGAGGAGCCAATGCATGCGCTGAATCGCGGGTATTACGTCACGTCGGTGCTGGCGCTGGCGGGGTTTGCGGCGGCGGTCTACTTCATGCTGGGGGCTCGGTGGTGGCTGCTGGGCTGCGGCATCTGCGGCATCGTGAGCGCGTTCCTGTTTGTGCGCATTACGGAGTACTACACCGAGACACGGTTTCATCCGGTGAAGAGCATCGCGCTGGCGTCAGAGACAGGGCCGGCGACCAACATTATCAGCGGGCTTGCGGTAGCGATGGAAACGCCGGCGCTGCCGGTGCTGGTGATTGGCGCGGCGCTGCTGCTGAGCTATTACTTTGGCGTGCTGGGGCTTGAGGATGTAACGACCGTTACCGTGTATGCCAAGGGCATCTACGGCACGGCGATTGCGACGATGGGCATGCTTTCGTCCTCGGCCTACATTCTGGCTATGGATACCTTTGGGCCGATCACGGACAACGCGGGCGGCATCATTGAAATGTCAAACCAGCCGCTGGAGACGCGCGAAAAGACCGACAAGCTGGATGCGGCCGGAAACACGACGAAGGCGCTGACCAAGGGCTATGCGGTGGGTTCGGCGGCGCTGGCGGCGTTTCTGCTGTTCTCGGCTTACCTGCAATCGGTGCATGACATTGTGGGGCAGCGGCTCTCGATGGTTGGCCAGATGCTGCCGGCGAACTGGAGCTTCTCCACGGTGAATCTGGCTTCGGTGCCGGTGTTTGTGGGGGCGATGATCGGGGCGATGCTGGTGTTCCTGTTCTCGTCGATGGCGATCAAGGCCGTGGGACGCGCGGCGCAGACGGTGATTGAGGATGTGCGGAAGCAGTTCCGGGAGAACCCTGGAATTATGGAAGGCACCTCGGAGCCGGATTATGGCCGCTGCGTTCACATTGTGACGGGCGCGGCGCTGAAGCAGATGGTGCTGCCGGGTGCTCTGGTGGTGCTGACGCCGACGCTGGTGGGAATTATCTTCCGCTACTTCAGCAGCTCGTTCAGCCTGGACAAGCTGGCCGACATGCCGATGATGAATGGCAAGCCGGTCAACCTGAGTGGCGCCGAAGCCGTGGCCGGGCTGCTGATGGTGGGCACGATTGCGGGCATTCTGATGGCGCTGGTGATGAACAACGGCGGCGGCGCGTGGGATAACGCGAAGAAGCTCATTGAAACCGGCGCGCACGGCGGCAAGCGAAGCGAGGCGCACAAGGCGGCGGTGGTGGGGGATACGGTGGGCGATCCTTTCAAGGACACGGCCGGACCTTCGCTGCATGTGCTGATCAAGCTGCTAGCGACGGTGACGCTGGTGCTGGCTCCGCTGTTTTTGTAG
- a CDS encoding mechanosensitive ion channel family protein, which produces MMLAMQAPLLQHFVIIRPDQFFSDLGQNYLSDLLEFLRNKLPRLLVILIGAWILIRAMGVIAHRVVRSAERHSTRPAHLGQVKTLTGVVRATGIAIVGVLATLEVLPLLGFNLGPLLTSAGVAGVAIGLAAQTIVKDCLNGFLILVEDQYNVGDVIKVAGLTGTVEEMSLRKTILRDGDGTLYTIPNSQVTTVANKTRDFSLATINVSVDFSANPEEVMKILRDTALGVRNDPEFSDLFLADPTLLGVDSIQGSQVIYPVQLRTKANKQWAPMRELQKRIRLALEEHNILPGDAYRVYAIDGPSSPAEVKTSSGPQTGAAPTAIKPGKS; this is translated from the coding sequence ATGATGCTGGCTATGCAAGCGCCTTTGCTGCAACATTTCGTGATCATTCGCCCGGACCAGTTCTTTAGTGATTTGGGGCAGAACTATCTCAGCGACCTGCTGGAATTTTTACGGAACAAGCTGCCGCGCCTGCTGGTGATTCTGATTGGCGCGTGGATTTTGATTCGCGCGATGGGCGTGATTGCGCACAGGGTGGTGCGCTCGGCGGAGCGGCACTCCACGCGGCCCGCGCACCTGGGCCAGGTGAAGACGCTGACCGGAGTAGTGCGCGCCACCGGCATTGCGATTGTGGGCGTGCTGGCGACGCTGGAAGTGCTTCCGCTGCTGGGTTTCAATCTTGGCCCGCTGCTGACCAGCGCGGGCGTGGCGGGCGTGGCGATTGGCCTTGCGGCGCAGACCATTGTGAAGGATTGCCTGAACGGATTTCTGATTCTGGTGGAAGACCAGTACAACGTGGGCGATGTGATCAAGGTGGCCGGGCTGACGGGCACGGTGGAAGAGATGTCGCTGCGCAAGACGATTTTGCGGGACGGTGACGGCACGCTCTATACGATTCCGAATTCGCAGGTCACGACGGTGGCCAACAAGACGCGCGACTTCTCGCTGGCGACGATCAATGTTTCAGTGGACTTCTCTGCGAATCCCGAAGAGGTAATGAAGATTTTGCGCGACACGGCGTTGGGTGTGCGCAATGATCCGGAGTTCAGCGATCTGTTTCTGGCCGACCCCACGCTGCTGGGTGTGGACTCGATCCAGGGCTCGCAGGTGATCTATCCGGTGCAGTTGCGCACGAAGGCAAACAAGCAGTGGGCCCCGATGCGTGAGCTGCAGAAGCGCATTCGCCTGGCTCTGGAAGAGCACAATATTCTGCCGGGTGACGCCTATCGTGTGTACGCGATTGATGGGCCCTCGTCGCCGGCCGAGGTGAAGACCAGCAGCGGGCCTCAGACGGGGGCAGCACCGACAGCCATCAAGCCGGGCAAGAGCTAG
- a CDS encoding NAD(P)H-hydrate dehydratase — translation MKILTATEMKETDRVTVAEHGVASFALMQAAGGAVARFVEREYASARRVVIFCGKGNNGGDGFVAARSLELMGRLVQVFLLGKPEDLKGDARAAFEAWGGRPHLLAEETALETSVFRKALQQADVLVDAVVGTGFQPPLRGVAAALGQHLSGLKTPVVAVDLPSGWDADSREFSTDGAYRANAVVTFTAPKLAHVCGNLTGSAYGPMVVAEIGSPDAAIRSDLRMSWAGTSKRLFDVPRTADANKGLYGHVLVIGGAWGKPGAPSMSSLAALRAGAGLMTAAVPERILPQVASIAPELMTVPLAEGPEGEIAAANLEPKRLEALLTRKTVLALGPGMGQSEETEAFVLGLLEKTAENKDLALVLDADALNIVARHKDKLRGAGRTLVLTPHPGEMGRLAGMSTREVQADREGLARRFAEEHQVTLVLKGWRTLIAHPDGSLAINTTGNPGMAKGGSGDILTGIVAGCVAQFPTQVREAVEAAVYLHGLAADFAVREQNEHTLLATDTIAHLHRAFGFSAEDAAGYTWLEGLPRASQ, via the coding sequence ATGAAAATTTTGACGGCAACGGAGATGAAGGAGACCGACCGCGTTACGGTCGCGGAGCATGGCGTGGCATCGTTTGCGCTGATGCAGGCGGCAGGCGGCGCGGTGGCACGCTTTGTAGAGCGTGAGTATGCCAGTGCGCGGCGCGTGGTGATTTTCTGCGGCAAGGGCAACAATGGCGGCGACGGCTTTGTTGCCGCGCGCTCGCTGGAGCTGATGGGCCGTCTGGTGCAGGTATTTCTGCTGGGCAAGCCGGAGGATTTGAAGGGCGATGCTCGCGCGGCGTTTGAGGCATGGGGCGGGCGTCCGCATCTGCTGGCCGAAGAGACGGCGCTCGAGACGAGCGTATTTCGCAAGGCGCTGCAGCAAGCCGATGTGCTGGTAGATGCCGTGGTGGGAACGGGATTTCAGCCGCCGCTGCGCGGTGTTGCGGCGGCGCTGGGGCAGCACTTGAGCGGACTGAAGACGCCGGTGGTAGCGGTGGATCTTCCCTCGGGCTGGGATGCGGACTCGCGCGAGTTCTCGACGGATGGAGCGTATCGCGCGAACGCGGTGGTGACCTTTACCGCGCCCAAGCTGGCGCATGTGTGCGGCAATTTGACGGGCAGTGCGTATGGGCCGATGGTGGTGGCTGAGATTGGTTCGCCGGATGCAGCGATTCGTTCTGATTTGCGAATGAGTTGGGCGGGGACATCGAAGCGTTTGTTTGACGTGCCACGCACGGCGGATGCGAACAAGGGCCTGTACGGGCATGTGCTCGTAATAGGCGGTGCGTGGGGCAAGCCGGGTGCGCCCTCGATGTCCTCGCTGGCGGCGCTGAGGGCCGGAGCCGGGCTGATGACGGCGGCCGTGCCGGAGCGAATTTTGCCGCAGGTGGCGAGCATTGCGCCGGAGTTGATGACGGTTCCGCTTGCCGAAGGGCCGGAGGGCGAGATTGCCGCTGCGAATCTGGAACCAAAGCGGCTGGAAGCGCTGCTGACACGCAAGACGGTGCTGGCGTTGGGGCCAGGCATGGGGCAGTCAGAAGAGACAGAAGCGTTTGTGCTGGGGCTGCTCGAAAAGACCGCCGAGAACAAGGATCTGGCGCTGGTGCTCGATGCCGATGCGCTTAACATTGTGGCCAGACACAAAGACAAGCTGCGGGGCGCGGGGCGCACGCTGGTGCTGACGCCGCATCCGGGCGAGATGGGCCGGCTGGCGGGGATGAGCACGCGCGAGGTACAGGCGGATCGCGAAGGCCTGGCGCGGCGCTTTGCTGAGGAGCATCAGGTGACGCTGGTGCTGAAGGGCTGGCGCACGCTGATTGCGCATCCGGATGGATCATTGGCGATCAATACGACGGGGAACCCGGGCATGGCAAAGGGCGGCAGTGGAGATATTCTGACAGGGATTGTGGCGGGCTGCGTGGCGCAGTTTCCAACTCAGGTGAGAGAAGCGGTGGAAGCTGCCGTGTATCTGCATGGACTGGCTGCGGATTTTGCTGTGCGAGAGCAGAATGAGCACACGCTGCTGGCGACCGACACGATTGCGCATCTGCATCGAGCGTTTGGATTTTCTGCCGAAGACGCTGCAGGCTATACCTGGCTGGAGGGACTGCCGCGGGCATCGCAATGA
- the tsaE gene encoding tRNA (adenosine(37)-N6)-threonylcarbamoyltransferase complex ATPase subunit type 1 TsaE, which yields MNESTQTLHLTTHSTEETIAAGRKIAQLLRPPMLLLLRGDLGAGKTTLVKGIAEAWGAADADEVTSPTFTLLHEYMGSRDGQPVLLCHLDLYRVEDERQLAAIGLDDLPTQDAVVLVEWGEKFPALAARSDGEIAITSPSGEAREIRLRLR from the coding sequence ATGAACGAGAGCACTCAGACGCTTCACCTGACAACTCACAGCACGGAGGAGACGATTGCGGCCGGACGCAAGATTGCGCAATTGCTGCGGCCGCCGATGCTGCTGCTGCTACGCGGCGATCTGGGAGCGGGCAAGACCACGCTGGTGAAGGGGATTGCCGAGGCCTGGGGTGCGGCGGATGCTGATGAAGTGACGAGCCCAACCTTTACGCTGCTGCATGAGTACATGGGATCGCGTGATGGACAGCCTGTGCTGCTGTGCCATCTGGATCTCTATCGCGTGGAGGATGAGCGCCAGCTTGCGGCGATTGGCCTCGACGACCTGCCGACTCAGGATGCCGTGGTGTTGGTGGAGTGGGGAGAGAAATTTCCCGCGCTGGCGGCACGCAGCGACGGAGAGATTGCAATTACCTCGCCCAGCGGAGAGGCTCGCGAGATTCGTCTAAGGCTGCGATAG
- the ffh gene encoding signal recognition particle protein, whose amino-acid sequence MFDNLSEKLQRAFKNLRGQGTVTEENIQEALREIRVALLEADVNLNVAKELIEHIRERAVGQQVMTALSPTEQVIKIVRDELVDLLGKDTARFQFASRPPTVILMAGLQGSGKTTTSGKLAAWLKKGGHRPMLVSVDVYRPAAREQLKVVANSINAKIYEGDTKGEAAGTALVERLAKEARREAVITGCDTLIVDTAGRLHIDDNLMDEMTRLKALLAPQEILFVADAMTGQDAVRSAQEFHRKLALTGVVLTKMDGDARGGAALSIRHVTGQPVKFIGTGEKPDAFEPFHPDRIVSRILGMGDIMSLIEKAEETLDKKKSEEFARKALSGDGFSLEDFRDQLRQIRKMGSLQNIMKMLPSVGPFAGMQQMAGQVDEKQFVRVEAIINSMTPYERNHHEVISGARRKRIANGSGTSVQEVNQLLRQYAQMRKMFKGLGKGNVLQRRAMGMMSGMKGLGR is encoded by the coding sequence ATGTTTGACAATCTTTCAGAAAAGCTGCAGCGCGCCTTCAAAAATCTTCGCGGTCAAGGCACCGTCACCGAAGAAAACATTCAGGAAGCCTTGCGCGAAATTCGCGTGGCGCTGCTCGAAGCCGACGTAAACCTCAACGTCGCCAAAGAACTCATCGAGCACATACGCGAGAGAGCCGTCGGCCAGCAGGTCATGACCGCACTCTCACCGACCGAGCAGGTCATCAAGATTGTTCGCGACGAGCTCGTCGACTTGCTCGGCAAAGACACGGCTCGCTTCCAGTTCGCTTCGCGTCCTCCTACCGTGATACTGATGGCAGGCTTACAGGGCTCGGGCAAAACGACCACCTCGGGCAAGCTGGCGGCATGGCTCAAGAAGGGCGGCCATCGCCCCATGCTGGTTTCCGTGGACGTTTACCGTCCTGCCGCGCGCGAGCAGCTCAAAGTCGTTGCCAACTCCATCAACGCGAAAATCTACGAGGGGGACACCAAAGGCGAGGCTGCCGGCACAGCATTGGTTGAGCGTCTTGCCAAAGAAGCGCGCCGTGAAGCGGTCATCACCGGTTGCGACACGCTCATTGTGGACACGGCGGGCCGCCTGCACATTGACGACAACCTGATGGACGAGATGACGCGCCTCAAAGCGCTGCTGGCGCCGCAGGAGATTCTCTTTGTCGCAGACGCGATGACCGGCCAGGATGCCGTGCGCTCCGCCCAGGAGTTTCACCGCAAGCTCGCGCTCACCGGCGTGGTGCTCACCAAAATGGATGGCGATGCCCGCGGCGGCGCTGCGCTCTCCATTCGCCACGTCACCGGCCAGCCGGTCAAGTTCATCGGCACCGGCGAAAAGCCCGATGCCTTCGAACCTTTTCATCCTGATCGCATCGTCAGCCGCATTCTCGGCATGGGTGACATCATGTCGCTCATCGAGAAAGCCGAAGAAACACTCGACAAGAAAAAGTCAGAGGAGTTCGCGCGCAAAGCACTCTCCGGCGACGGCTTCTCTCTCGAAGACTTCCGCGATCAGCTCCGGCAGATTCGCAAGATGGGCTCTCTGCAAAACATCATGAAGATGCTGCCCTCCGTCGGCCCATTTGCCGGCATGCAGCAAATGGCTGGGCAGGTAGATGAAAAGCAATTCGTCCGCGTTGAGGCCATCATCAACTCCATGACGCCCTACGAGCGTAACCATCACGAGGTCATCTCAGGCGCGCGCCGCAAGCGCATCGCCAATGGCTCTGGCACCAGCGTGCAAGAGGTCAATCAGTTGCTGCGGCAATATGCCCAGATGCGCAAGATGTTCAAGGGGCTTGGCAAAGGAAATGTACTGCAGCGCCGCGCCATGGGCATGATGAGCGGCATGAAAGGCCTGGGGCGCTAA
- a CDS encoding tyrosine-type recombinase/integrase: MSTKQRQTFQRGWIVRKARSKGSDVWVLRWRDGDTNRSTTLGTTQQLRSRAEAQRAASKLTAEINNSIEVATFGQLVARYLQEAIPERESTAAPLRAMLNARLLPRWENVRISDMAKDPMMVEQWIKGLQSKPRRKGEKPRDLSPKSKLHTRSVLHRLFEYAMRWRYLDCQRNPMSLIELRGTTRRVRPIYLLTPQQYYQILANLAPHVRLMAVLAMNTGLRISEILGMRWTDANFEERTLTISRSIVGRHEGETKTMASADVLPLHEMLVQELRAWQAREDGVNGWLFGNLDTGRPYHASSLRNDHLAPAGRKAGIPNLGWHNFRHTYRARLGDSGAEPEVQQRLMRHSSIDMTMKYGQNAMLKLTRPANAKLVEELLAFGADAPQLRPQNS; the protein is encoded by the coding sequence ATGAGCACCAAACAGCGGCAGACTTTCCAGCGCGGCTGGATTGTACGGAAGGCCCGCAGCAAAGGATCTGATGTATGGGTTCTTCGATGGCGGGATGGAGATACTAACCGGTCAACAACTCTGGGCACGACCCAACAGCTTCGTTCCAGAGCAGAGGCGCAGCGAGCGGCTTCAAAGCTCACCGCCGAGATCAATAACTCGATCGAAGTGGCCACATTCGGTCAACTGGTAGCGCGTTACTTGCAGGAAGCAATTCCAGAACGGGAGTCCACGGCTGCGCCATTGCGCGCCATGCTGAATGCACGCCTTCTTCCTCGATGGGAGAATGTTCGCATTTCAGACATGGCAAAAGATCCAATGATGGTGGAGCAGTGGATCAAAGGGCTGCAGTCGAAGCCGCGGCGAAAGGGCGAAAAGCCTCGTGATCTTTCTCCAAAGAGCAAACTGCATACTCGTTCCGTTCTTCATCGGCTCTTTGAATATGCCATGCGTTGGCGTTATCTCGACTGCCAGCGTAATCCAATGAGCTTGATTGAATTGCGGGGAACAACCCGGAGGGTGCGCCCCATTTATCTGCTGACACCCCAGCAGTACTACCAGATCCTTGCGAACCTCGCTCCTCATGTCCGGCTCATGGCTGTACTGGCCATGAATACTGGCCTGCGAATCAGCGAAATACTCGGAATGCGGTGGACGGACGCAAATTTCGAAGAGCGGACCCTGACGATTTCAAGGTCAATCGTCGGCCGTCACGAAGGGGAAACCAAAACAATGGCTTCCGCCGACGTCCTGCCTTTGCACGAGATGCTGGTGCAGGAGTTGAGAGCATGGCAAGCACGGGAGGACGGCGTAAACGGCTGGCTTTTCGGAAACCTCGATACGGGCAGGCCATACCACGCCAGTTCCCTGCGAAACGATCATCTGGCTCCGGCTGGGCGGAAAGCAGGCATCCCCAACCTGGGATGGCACAACTTCCGGCATACCTACCGGGCGCGACTGGGAGACTCCGGTGCAGAACCCGAGGTTCAGCAACGGCTGATGCGGCACAGTTCGATTGATATGACCATGAAGTACGGGCAGAATGCCATGCTCAAATTAACTCGTCCAGCTAATGCGAAGCTGGTGGAGGAACTATTGGCTTTCGGAGCAGATGCGCCCCAATTGCGCCCTCAAAATTCCTAA
- a CDS encoding helix-turn-helix domain-containing protein codes for MSLLLPVQSSRPHVAAPPEHFVTPTEAAAFLRCSPITVKRLAREGKIPAHSITNGTRKRWRFLLSELANRMQCEVSLIPSSAPLAKGESGK; via the coding sequence GTGAGTCTCCTTCTTCCCGTCCAATCTTCCCGACCACACGTTGCTGCTCCGCCAGAGCATTTTGTTACTCCGACTGAGGCTGCCGCATTTTTGCGGTGCTCCCCAATCACAGTGAAACGACTCGCGCGCGAAGGCAAGATTCCGGCTCACTCCATCACAAACGGGACGCGCAAACGCTGGAGATTCCTGCTTTCGGAACTGGCGAACAGGATGCAATGCGAGGTATCTTTAATTCCATCATCCGCGCCGCTTGCAAAAGGAGAAAGCGGCAAATGA